A single genomic interval of Salmo trutta chromosome 13, fSalTru1.1, whole genome shotgun sequence harbors:
- the LOC115205387 gene encoding uncharacterized protein LOC115205387: protein MEAVLGLLVISAGVSHGSETSCDARQNGCQCYGALGGTVYLQLVTDATRYDDLLFYKDPTGAKTEILRSKKDKWITKDSPIKDRVHFFINNGTFRLNNTRSTDSGEYLLETFNSAGKSSGIRGLQLFIEAPVSSPQLSSECLSHGEMKVSCSSEGDGPQYSWTLDGQTLNDTETNTITLKKGLSGNLTCTIRNNISSDTVSRRISHCPGLIYVNCTLSNGTKVSEWVNATGNTLCAESTTVATVTEAPTSKTSTGPWFNVLVYFQLVEVFILLTICLGSYWFYKKKTR from the exons ATGGAGGCTGTTTTAGGACTGTTGGTGATCTCAGCTGGAGTGTCTCATG GCTCGGAGACTTCCTGTGATGCTAGACAGAATGGATGTCAGTGTTATGGAGCTCTGGGAGGAACTGTCTATCTCCAGCTGGTGACTGATGCCACGAGATATGATGATCTCTTATTTTATAAAGACCCAACTGGTGCTAAAACAGAGATACTCAGATCGAAGAAGGACAAATGGATAACAAAAGACAGCCCCATTAAAGACAGAGTACACTTCTTTATAAACAATGGGACATTTAGATTAAATAACACAAGAAGTACAGATTCTGGTGAATATCTGCTAGAAACATTTAATTCAGCAGGGAAATCATCAGGGATCAGAGGACTACAACTGTTCATCGAAG CTCCAGTGTCCAGTCCTCAGCTGTCCTCTGAGTGTCTGTCCCATGGAGAGATGAAGGTGTCCTGTTCCTCTGAGGGGGATGGTCCCCAGTACAGCTGGACTCTGGATGGACAGACACTGAACGACACTGAGACAAACACCATCACTCTGAAGAAAGGCCTGTCAGGAAATCTCACCTGTACCATCAGAAACAACATCAGCAGTGATACTGTCAGCAGGAGAATCTCACACTGTCCAG GGCTGATATATGTTAACTGCACCTTATCCAACGGGACAAAAGTATCAGAGTGGGTGAATGCCACTGGTAATACCCTGTGTGCTGAGTCTACAACAGTGGCGACTGTGACTGAGGCCCCCACCAGTAAAACCTCCACTG GACCATGGTTCAATGTGTTGGTTTATTTCCAACTTGTTGAAGTCTTCATTTTGCTGACAATCTGTCTGGGATCATACTGGTTTTACAAGAAGAAAACAAG atga